The DNA region TGCCGTCGGTGCCGACGTCGTAGATGTGGCCACCCACCTCAGGCTCGAACACCGTCTCGGCGATCGGCACGGCGAGCAGGTTGTGTTCACGGGGCTTGAAGTCCCCGAATCGGGCGGTGAACGTGGTGAAAGCCCGCTCCACCGCTGCGTTCACGAGGATCTGGTGCCTGATGTTGCCGCTCATGTGTCCTCCTCCGCGGATTCTGCTGGGTCCTCGACGAGCTGTTTGAAGTTGGTGAGCGCCTGCGCCCAGAAGCGGTCGAGGTCGGCGCGCAGCGTCTCGATTCCTCTGGGATCCAGGTGGTAGACGCGGCGGGTGCCCACGGCGCGATCGGTGACCAGGCCGGCGCATTTGAGCACCTTGAGGTGCTGGGAGACCGCCGGTCGGCTGACCGGGAGGTCGCGTGCCAGCTCGCCGACCGCGCAGGGTCCCTGCGCGAGCCGCTCGACGATCGAGCGCCG from Mycobacterium sp. DL includes:
- a CDS encoding metalloregulator ArsR/SmtB family transcription factor, with translation MSTYRTSDEAWHAIADGTRRSIVERLAQGPCAVGELARDLPVSRPAVSQHLKVLKCAGLVTDRAVGTRRVYHLDPRGIETLRADLDRFWAQALTNFKQLVEDPAESAEEDT